One Archangium violaceum genomic window, GCCACCACCTCCCGTGCATCCTCCCGCGAGAACAGAGACAAAGCCGGATTGGGTCCGAGCGGTTTGAAGCTGAGCCTCAGTCCATGCCCCTCATCACCTTGGTACTCGCTCACCACCACGGCTTCCAACACATGGAGCCGCGCTTCGGTTGCGGGCGGAGCAGCCTGGGCGAAAACAGGCACCCACAGCCACACGCAGAAGGCGAGCAGGAGACGTGTTTGCATGAGTGGTTCCTTGGAGGGCGACTCTACTCGCCGGTCAAACCTCGAGGAACTTGATGCCGGTGATGCCCGCTTGCTCCAGGGCCCGCTTGACGTGCTCGGAGACGATGAGGACGACCTTCCAGCCCCAGGGGCGGAAGATGTGGGCCTCTCCGATTTTCATGGGGTCCACCTTCAGCCCCGCGACGTTGCGGTATTGGCCCAGCTTGTCCGGGCGGTTGTCCTCCGGGAGCCAGTAGAGCACCTCCTCACACCGGGCGTCGTCGATGCACCGGATGATTTGCAGGGCATTGAGGATGAACCAGGGCTCCGTCTGTCCTTCCACCTCCACGGGAATGAACTGGACCTCCTTCTGGAGACCCAGACGCTCGAACAGCGCGACGACCCGGTGGTGAACGACAGGAATCGCAAAGGAGGCAAGGGAGAACTCGAGGGCCTCACCCGCGGGATTCACCGGGAAGCGAATCAGTCCCTTGATATCCAGGACTCTTCCTTCCTTGAACTGGCCGGTATCGAGCCATTGACCTTGCACATCGATAGGGCGCCTCAAGTGCCAGCGTCCAGGAAATTGCATATCATCAAAAATGTCGTAATACCTTACGGGCATGGTGGTCATCGCTGCCTCGTGGCGAGCTTGTTGAGTCTAGAACCCGGCGTACACACGTCCCCTGCGATTCTATCGAGCTCTTCCATCAGTCTGGCTCGACACTCATCCACAGGCCTGCAGGTCCCAATCGCCTCTTCCAATCGCCTGAATATCTCGCGGTGGTACTCCTCGGGATGAGGCCCCTTGTGGCCTCGCAGATAGACGATGTTCGCCGGGTCCTCGAGGCTCATTCCCGCGAGTGCGAAGAATTCCTCGAATTGTGGCGTCCAGGGGCCACCACTGCTCTCGGACTTGTCGTTCTTGTTGGTGCACAGGTGGTGGGCGTGGTGGCCATCCCGCTTCGATTCGGCACACGCGCCCGTCGTCCTTGCCGAGGACGCCGCCGCCGTGACCGCGGAGGCGCTCGTGCTCGCCGACACGCCCATGAGCACCACGATGCCGTCCGCCACATTCACCCGCGCGCGAGTCCCCGCGCTCACCTTGAAGCCACCCCGCCCTCCCGCGAAGGCGAAGCGCGGAGGAGACAGCCGCGCCCACAGCCCGCCCCGGGGCACCTCTGGTAGTCCTCGGGCCAGCTTCGCTCCCGCCACCGTCACCAGCACGCGCAACCCCACTCCTCCCAGCGCCTTGCCGAAGCGCTCGGCCACCGCCTCCAACTGCTCCTGCGTCCTCGCTGCCTCCGCCTCCCGGTACAGGTGCAGGCACGCCAGCCCCACGGCGTAGAGCTCCGCGGCCGAGTACGTCATCAGCAGCCCCAGCGACACCGCTGCCGCGAACGCCTTGCTGAAGAGCGGCTCGGGCGCCGCCCAGGCCAGCGTGTAGAGCATCATCGACAGGCCCACCGACAGCAGCACGGCGGGAGAGCTGAACAGCTCCACGGCGGCCTCGCGGACGCCGTCGCCCATGTAGCGCGGGGAGAGCGCGAGCGCTTGAAACCACCTGGCTCTCTCCAGCGAGCCCGGTAGCTCCACCAGGGCAGGCCCATACAGCGCCTCGTACGCCTCGCGCGCACGGCTCTCCAGGTCCGAGCGCCGGGAGTCTGGTGGATGCCCGAGCAGGCTGCCTGCAACCACCACGGTCGGGTGGGCTTTCCTCGGTGTCCAGCCGTCCCCCAACGCCGCCACCACCTCCCGTGCATCCTCCAGCGAGAACAGAGACAACGCCGGGTTGGGTCCGAGCGGCTTGAAGCTGAGCCTCAGTCCAAGGCCTTCATCGCCTCGGTACTCGCTCACCACCACGGCTTCCAACACATGGAGCCGCGATTCGGTTGCGGGCGGAGCGGCCTGGGCGGAAACAGGCACCCACAGCCACACGCAGAAGGCGAGGAGACGTAAGAGCATGAGTGGTTCCGGGGTCTACCACGAGGGCGAATCCCCGAACGAGCCCGCGTGCCGCCCGTCAGACCTCGAGGAACTTGATGCCGGTGATGTCCTCTTCCTCCAGGGCTCGCTTGACGTGCTCGGAGACGATGAGGACCACTGGCCAGCCCCAGGGCCGGAAGATGTGGGCCTCTCCGATCTTCGTGGGGTCCACCTTCAGTCCTTGAACGTTCTGGTATTCACCCACCCTGTCCGGCTGACCGTCTTCCGGTCCCCAATACAGCACCTCCTCACTCCGGGCATCGTCGATGCACCGGATGACTTGGAGGGCATTGAGGATGAACCAGGGCTCCGTTTGTCCCTCCACCTCCACGGGGATGAACTGGACCTCCTTCTGGAGGCCCAGACGCTCGAACAGCGCGACGACCCGGCGGTGGACGATGGGAGTCCCCAGAGCATGAGAGAACTCGATTGGAATGCCCGCTGGTTTCACGGATAAGCGAATCGGCTTCTCGATATTCAGAACCCGCCCTTCCTTGAATTGCCAGACGTCGAACGATAATTCTTCCCGACCCTCCTCATCATCACGAGGCATTCTCAGGTGCCATCGCCCTGGAATGTACTTGTCGTCGTATATTTTGTAATAGCTTGTTTGCGCCATCATGGTTTCCTCGTGGCAAGCTTGTTGAGTTTGGAGCCGGGCGTACACACGTCCCCTGCGATCTTGTCGAGAGCCCTCATGAGCCTGGCTCGACAGTCAGCTATAGGCCTACAGCCATCAAGTGCTCCCTCCAATCGTTCGAAGATCTCGCTGTGGTACACCTCGGGATGGGGCCCTTTGTGGCCTCGTAGGTAGACGATGTTCGCCGGGTCCTCGAGGCTCATTCCCGCGAGTGCGAAGAGTTCCTCGAACTCCGGCGTCCAGGGGCCACCACGGCTCTCGGACTTGTCGTTCTTGTTGGTGCACAGGTGGTGGGCGTGGTGGTCATCCCGCTTCGATTCGGCACACGCGCCCGTCGTCCTTGCCGAGGACGCCGCCGCAGTGACCGAGGCGGCGGTCGTGCTCGCCGACACGCCCATGAGCACCACGGTGCCGTCAGCCACACTCACCCGCGTGCGCGTCCCCGCGCTCACCTTGAAGCCACCCCGCCCTCCCGCGAAGGCGAAGCGCGGAGGAGACAGCCGCGCCCACAGCCCGCCCCGGGGCACCTCTGGCAGTCCTCGGGCCAGCTTCGCTCCCGCCACCGTCACCAGCACGCGCAACCCCACTCCTCCCAGCGCCTTGCCGAAGCGCTCGGCCACCGCTTCCAACTGCGCTTGCGTCCTCGCTGCCTCCGCCTCCCGGTACAGGTGCAGGCACGCCAGCCCCACGGCGTAGAGCTCCGCGGCCGAGTACGTCATCAGCAGCCCCAGCGTCACAGCCGCCGCGAACGCCTTGCTGAAGAGCGGCTCGGGCGCCGCCCACGCCATCATGTAGAGCATCATCGACAGGCCCACCGACAGCAGCACGGCGGGAGAGCTGAACATCTCCACGGCGGCCTCGCGGACCCCGTCGCCCATGTAGCGAGGGGAGAGCGCGAGCGCCTGAAACCACCTGGCGCTCTCCAGCGAGCCCGGTAGCTCCACCAGAGCAGGCCCATACAGCGCCTCGTACGCCTCGCGCGTGCGTCTCTCCATGTCCGAGCGCCGGGAGTCTGGTGGATGCCCGACAAGGCTGCCTGCAACCACCACGGTCGGGTGGGCTTTCCTCGGTGTCCAGCCGTCCCCCAACGCCGCCACCACCTCCCGTGCATCCTCCCGCGAGAACAGAGACAAAGCCGGATTGGGTCCGAGCGGCTTGAAGCTGAGCCTCAGTCCATGGCCTTCATCGCCTTGGTACTCGCTCACCACCACGGCTTCCAACACATGGAGCCGCGATTCGGTTGCGGGCGGAGCGGCCTGGGCGGAAACAGGCACCCACAGCCACACGCAGAAGGCGAGGAGACGTAAGAGCATGAGTGGTTCCGGGGTCTACCACGAGGGCGAATCCCCGAACGAGCCCGCGTGCCGCCCGTCAGACCTCGAGGAACTTGATGCCGGTGATGCCTTCTTTCTCCTGGGCCCGCTTGACGTGCTCGGAGACGATGAGGACCACCTTCCAGCCCCAGGGCCGGAAGATGTGGGCCTCTCCAATCTTCGTGGGGTCCACCTTCAGTCCTTGAACGTTCTGGTATTCACCCACCCTGTCCGGCTGACCGTCTTCCGGTCCCCAATACAGCACCTCCTCACTTCGGGCATCGTCGATGCACCGGATGACTTGGAGGGCATTGAGGATGAACCAGGGCTCCGTCTGCCCCTCCACCTCTACGGGGATGAACTGGACCTCTTTCTGGAGACCCAGACACTCGAAGAGCGCGACGACCCGGCGATGGACGATGGGAATCCCCAGAGCGTGAGAGAACTCGATTGGAGTGCCCGTTGGCTTCACGGACAAGCGAATCGGCTTCTCGATGTTCAGGACCCGGCCCTCGTTGAATCGCCAGACGTCGAACAGTTCTTCCCGGCCGTCCTCATCATTACGAGGCATTCTCACGTGCCATCGCCCTGGAATGTACTTGTCGTCGTAGAGATCGTAGTACTTCATCTGCGCGGTCATGATTGCCTCGTAGCAGGCCTGTTGAGCCGGGAGCCGGGCGTACACTCGTCCCCTGCGATCTCGTCGAGTTCTTCCACGAGCTGGGCTCGACACTCGGACCGGGTTCTACACAGGTCTTGATTCCCCACGGAAGGACCACCTGGGGCGTCACCCCTCTGGTCCACCCTCTACGGTGGGGTACTCCGACAAGCTCCCGGCATGAGTCGGTGGGGGCCCGAGTGTCGCAAGGTGCTTTTCCGCGAGTGCGACCCGAGTCCCCGTCCGGGTGGGGTCTCCCTCATGGGATCCGGCTGGTTCTGGCTCTCCGTTACCTGGGGATGGACAATGACGTTCGACGCCCCAGAATGAGCAGGGGCCGCCGGAGTCGGTCATGAACTCGCGAGTCTTCTCCGTCCTTTGCTCGTGGCTGTTGCTACCGCTGGTGGTGTGGGCAACCCCGTCCGAAGGTCAATCACGGCTGCGGATGTTGGAGCCGGTGCGGGTGGAGGAATACCGCGGAGATGAAGGGGTCGGAGTGCGGCTTGGCTTCAAGGCGCTGGAAGCGGAGCCAACTCTGGCCCTGTGGACGCTGGAGGAGGCGCGGGAGGTGGTGGCGGCGCTGGAGGAAGAGTTCGGGTGGGAGGGAAGGGCAGGGACGAGGGGGAAGAAGGCCAGCCCGAGAGCGGAGGTGGTAGGCATGGCGTCCCTGCTGTCGCCGCATAGTTCGCCGCCAGCATTGGAGCGGCGGGTACGCGAGGCGTACGAGTCGCTGTATGGGCCTGCCCATGTGGAGTTGCCGGGCTCGCTGGAAAGGGCCAGGTGGTTTCAGGCGCTCGCGCTCTCACCGCGCTACATGGGAGACGGGGTCCGCGAGGCCGCCGTGGAGATGTTCAGCTCTCCCGCCGTGCTGCTGTCGGTGGGCCTGTCGATGATGCTCTACATGATGGCGTGGGCGGTGCCCGAGCCTATTTTCTCGAAGGCCTTCGCGGCAGCGGTGACCGTTGGGACTGCTGATGACGTACACGGCGGCGGAACTGTACGCCGTGGGGCTGGCGTGCCTGCACCTGTACCGGGATGCGGAAGCGGCGAGGACGCAGGCGCAGTTGGAGGCGGTGGCCGAGCGCTTCGGAAAGGCGCTGGGAGGAGTGGGGCTGCGCGTACTGGTGACGGTGGCGGGAGCGAAGCTGGCCAGGGGGTTGCCAGAGGTGCCCCAGGGCGGGCTGTGGGCGCGGCTGTCGCCTCCGCGCTTCGCCTTCGCGGGAGGGCAGGGTGGCTTCAGGGTGAGTGCGGGGACGCGCGCGCGGGTGAATGTGGCGGACGGCACGGTGGTGCTCATGGGCGTTTCGGCGAGCACGAGCGCCTCCGCGGTCACCACGGCGGCGTCCTCGGCACGGACGACGGGCGCGTGTGCCGAGTCGAAGAGGGATGACCACCACGCCCACCACCTGTGCACCAACAAGAACGACAAGTCCGAGAGCAGTGGTGGCCCCTGGACGCCACGGTTCGAGGTGCTCTTCGAACGGGCGGGGATGAGCCTGGAGGATCCAGCGAACATCGTTTATTTGCGAGGCCACAAGGGGCCGCATCCCGAGGAGTATCACAGCGAAATCTTCAAACGGCTGAGGGAGGTGCTTGAGTTCTGTAGGCCTGGAGCTGATTGTCGAGCCAAGCTCGTGGATGAGCTCGACAGGATCTCAGGGGAGGTGTGTACGCCCGGCTCCACACTCAACAAGCTTGCCACGAGGAGACCGTGACAGCACAAATGAAGTATTACGAGTTATACGACGACGTGTATATCCCAGGACGTTGGCACTTGAAGATGCCTGTTGATGGTCGGGGTGAGTGGATCGACACCTGGCGGTTCAACGAGGGAAGAGTTCTCGATATTGAGGAGTCGATCCGCTTTCCCTTGAAGCTTGCGGGCGTTGCCCTGGAATTCACCCTTTGTTCCATGGGGGTTCCCGTCGTTCACCGCCGGGTCGTCTCGCTGTTCGAACGTCTGGGTCTCCAGAAGGAGGTCCAGTTCATTCCCGTGGAGGTGGATGGGCAGACGGAGCCTTGGTTCATTCTCAATACCTTGTACGTCATCCGATGCATCGACGACGCCAGGTGTGAGGAGGTTTTCTATTGGCTACCGGAGGACAACCGCCCGGACAAGTTGGGTGGATACAGGAATGTTCGGGGGCTGAAGGTGAACCCGGCGAAGATTGGGAATGCCAATATCTTCCGCCCCTGGGGCTGGAAGGTCGTCCTCATCGTCTCCGAGCGCATCAAGCAAGCCCTGGAAGAAGAGGGCATCACCGGCACGAAATTCATCGAGGTTTGAAGCCTCGCGCCTCTCAGCCCGTGGGGCTCGCGCCGGGTGGCTCGGGAATCTCTTCCTCCGGCGGCAGCACGTAGGGCTCGAGCGTATCGCGGTACTCGCTCACCAGCGTCTCCGGGGCGTGCACCTTCCGGCCCGTGAGCATCGCTTGCAACATCATCGCGTTGGCGACGCCCTTGCCCCTTACGTGGTTGTTGGTGACCACGTACACATCACTCACGCGCGGGTGTGCGGCGATCTCCTTCGTGCGCTCGGCCCAGGGTTTCAGCTCCTTCGCCGAGTACAGGTAGTCGTAGCGCTCCATCGCGTTCGCCGTCTTGCGGAACCAATTGCGGTAGTTGCGCCCGTGCACCCGCACGTAGCCCACCGACGACGTCGCCCGCGCGCTCGGCGCTATCGAGTCGTGGAAGAGCGGCTGGTCGATGTTCACGAAGCCCACGCCGCGCTCGGCCAGCTCCGCGAACACGTCCGGGACATTCCAGGACTCGTGCCGCACCTCGAGCACCAGTGGCCAGTCGGAGAACGTGGACACGATTTCGTCCAGCCAGTCCCGGTTCTCCTCGTCGTTGCGGAACGACCAGGGGAACTGTACCAGCACCGCTCCCAGCCTCCCGGCGTCATGGAGGGTGTCGAGCCCCTCGCGTGTCTGTCGCACCTCGTCCGCCGTCCACACCGCGTTGCGCTCGTGGGTGAAGCGCCGCCACAGCTTCGCGGTGAAGCGGAAGTCCGGGTTGAAGTCCGTGCGCTCCACCCAGAGTGCCGCGTTGCGGCGGCTGATGGGCCGGTAGAAGCTGGTGTTCAGCTCCAGCGCGTCGAAGTACCCCGCCAGGAAGGCCAGCGGGTCGAACCCCCTCGGCTTCGGCTTCGGGTACACCACTCCCGCCCAGTCGTCATAGCTCCACCCCGCGGGGCCGATGCGAATCACGCGCGCTCCTCCACCCGCACAGGGTGCGCACCGCCTTGATGCTCCGCAGCATGTGCCCGCCCGGCCGCCCCTCGGGTTGCCGGTCCGTGTAGAGCCCCCGACGCGCTGTGCGTCCACCGCAAAGGCTGCGTGCCCCTCGAGGGCCTCCGCAAAGGCTGCGCGACTTTCGGGGCCCAACCCCCTGGTTTCCGAGGGAAGAGGTGTTGGCTTCCCGTATGCAATGGAGAGAGGTCGTCACGACGGCTCCAACGGTGAGCCAATCAAGAGGCGCGAAGATGAAGCGAAACCTGCAGATCACCTTCCGTGGAATGAGTCCCAGCGATGCCCTCTCGGAGCACATCCGCGACAACGCGGAGAAGCTCGAGCAGTTCTTCGACGGCATCACTGGCTGCCACGTGGTGGTGGAGGAGCCGCACCGGCATCATCAGCAGGGCAAGCATTTCCACGTCCGTCTGGACCTGCACGTCCCGGGCAAGAACATCGTGGTCGACCGCGACAACGCGGAGAAGGCCGCCCACGAGGACGCCTACCAGGCCGTGAACGATGCCTTCGATGCCGCCCGGCGCCAGTTGCAGCACTACGCTGAAGGGCTCCGCGCCCACCGTTGAAGCACGTGAGGGGGAGGGCTCCATCCGAGCCCTCCCCCGTGTCGTCCCCGGGCTCCCACCCGGCTCACGGCGGGCCGTTGTAGGTGGGGTCGTCACCCGGTACGAAGTTCTTGCCGCGCACGTCGTAGGTGCACTCGAGGTGGGAGCCGTCCTCGAACAGCGCGTCGAGCTTCCCCTCGAGGTTGTTGGCGTCCGCGAGCTTCACGGTGACCGTGCCGCCGCTCAGGGCCGGCGCGTTCGCGGGTGTCTCGAGCTTCCAGATGGACACTCCGCCATTCTGGGGCGGTCTCCGGTGCCACTCCTCCTCGGTCATGACGAGGGGGAGCTCCGTCGTGTCCTGCTCCGCCGGAAGCTTGATTTCCATCAGCAGCCGCAGCGCGCCCTCTCCGTAGGAGAGCTGGAGCCATGCGCCCCGGACGTGCGCGGACTGGTTGGCGCTGAAGGTCGTCGGTTGGATGGTGAGCGAGCTGTCGCCGTCGATGTCGCCCTGGATGCGTGTGCCGCCCACGGTGCCATCACACCTGCCGCTCGGTCCACATCCGGTGAGCAGCCCCGCTCCGAGGAGAAGGCAGAGGACGCCGCGGCGGACACCCGGAGGGTCGAAGAAGGGGGCCATCCAGTTCTCCAGTCAGAAGAGGTCGTCCCGCCATCCTCACAAGGCGGTGCCCATGACTCAAGCCGGCGCCGCGGCTCCTGTCACGGCAGCGACGGGTTGTCGCATGCGCGAACCTCGACGGGACCCAGGACGGGTCCACCATCGGGGTTCTTGCACACGGGGCAGACCCCGCCTCGGGGCCAGCGCTGTGTGGACGAGCCATCACTGGCCAGCACGGGGCCGTTGGCGATGAGTCCATCGAAGTCGGTGGCTCGCTCCAGCGTCACCGTGGAGCCACCCGCTCCGTTCGTCAGCACCAGCTTTCCGTCACGCACCTCCCACTGTTTATGCCCTTGTCCGAAGGAGTCGCAGCCGTTGATCGACCAGCGCACCCGTCCTCCCGGTTCGATGGACAGGTTGTAGGCATCGGGCTTGCCCTCCCAGTGGAACACTCCGGCGAAGCCTTCCGGTGGGAGGTCCTCATTCGAGGGAGCATCCGGCTCCGAAGTGGGCTCGTCCCGCGAACCGTCACAACCCGCGCCCCACAGCAAAACGGCGACCCACACGCTCCAGACACCACGTACGAGAGACACGTCTGGTCCTCCTTGTTGAAGAAATAGTGGCCCCCGGGCAGCAAGCCACACGCCAGATGGGGGACTCCGGCGCGAGGCCCAGAAGACGAGGACTTGCGCCGGCTCGCGCCACCCGTTCCCTCTGGAGTTCGTGGGAGCCCCTCGGTTTTCCGAGCCGGGGCTTGTCTGGATGCCCGCCCGGGGAACCGGCAATCAGGGGGGTTCCCGCGCCCGGGTTCCAGCAATTCCTTGAGGGGATGCGCGGGATGTGGCGGGGTGGTGCCGAGGTGCTTCATGCGTGACGAGAGCTCACAGGACATGCAGGCCCAGGTCTGTCACCGCTGCCTGATGCGGCTCGACACGAGCGTGGGGGGCGTGGACCTGCCACGCCGCATTCGAGACACGCTCGCCGCGCGGGGTTGCGCCGGGTCTGTCCGGGTGAGCCTCACCGGGTGCCTGGGTTACTGCCCCGTGGGGCTCGTGAGTGTCCAGCTCCGGCGCAACGGCGAGTTCTCGGATGTGGTGTTGATCGACCCGGCGAGGGATGGCGCGGAGCTGATCGCTCACCTTTCTTGCCCATCTTCGGAAACGCCGTAGTCCGGTTGTCCAGGGGTTTGGACCTGCCAGGGATTTGGAGTCGTCCAGAGCAGAACTTTCCTTCACGGGAAGCGCTCGGAAGTGAAAAGAACCGCTCGCGCCCGGGAATGTGAATCCTGGCTGGGGCGTCGGACGTCCTTAGCTTGAGGCCCGAGCTGACCCAACGTCTGGGCAGCAGGGGCCGGTTGGAGGGCGTGTGGACGGGAACCATTCGAGCAGCGAGGGCGATTCCATTTCTCGTGCGGGCAACGGGGCTCAACCCCCGCGGCTCTCTCAGTCCGAGCCCGAGGCGCCACCCAGCGTCCAGTCCGCCCTGCGTGAAGTGAGGCCGGATGACCTGGATGCCATCTTCGATGGCGCGCTCTTCGGGCCGCCGACCCTGGAGAC contains:
- a CDS encoding AHH domain-containing protein gives rise to the protein MLLRLLAFCVWLWVPVSAQAAPPATESRLHVLEAVVVSEYRGDEGLGLRLSFKPLGPNPALSLFSLEDAREVVAALGDGWTPRKAHPTVVVAGSLLGHPPDSRRSDLESRAREAYEALYGPALVELPGSLERARWFQALALSPRYMGDGVREAAVELFSSPAVLLSVGLSMMLYTLAWAAPEPLFSKAFAAAVSLGLLMTYSAAELYAVGLACLHLYREAEAARTQEQLEAVAERFGKALGGVGLRVLVTVAGAKLARGLPEVPRGGLWARLSPPRFAFAGGRGGFKVSAGTRARVNVADGIVVLMGVSASTSASAVTAAASSARTTGACAESKRDGHHAHHLCTNKNDKSESSGGPWTPQFEEFFALAGMSLEDPANIVYLRGHKGPHPEEYHREIFRRLEEAIGTCRPVDECRARLMEELDRIAGDVCTPGSRLNKLATRQR
- a CDS encoding imm11 family protein; protein product: MKPAGIPIEFSHALGTPIVHRRVVALFERLGLQKEVQFIPVEVEGQTEPWFILNALQVIRCIDDARSEEVLYWGPEDGQPDRVGEYQNVQGLKVDPTKIGEAHIFRPWGWPVVLIVSEHVKRALEEEDITGIKFLEV
- a CDS encoding AHH domain-containing protein, whose translation is MLLRLLAFCVWLWVPVSAQAAPPATESRLHVLEAVVVSEYQGDEGHGLRLSFKPLGPNPALSLFSREDAREVVAALGDGWTPRKAHPTVVVAGSLVGHPPDSRRSDMERRTREAYEALYGPALVELPGSLESARWFQALALSPRYMGDGVREAAVEMFSSPAVLLSVGLSMMLYMMAWAAPEPLFSKAFAAAVTLGLLMTYSAAELYAVGLACLHLYREAEAARTQAQLEAVAERFGKALGGVGLRVLVTVAGAKLARGLPEVPRGGLWARLSPPRFAFAGGRGGFKVSAGTRTRVSVADGTVVLMGVSASTTAASVTAAASSARTTGACAESKRDDHHAHHLCTNKNDKSESRGGPWTPEFEELFALAGMSLEDPANIVYLRGHKGPHPEVYHSEIFERLEGALDGCRPIADCRARLMRALDKIAGDVCTPGSKLNKLATRKP
- the hpf gene encoding ribosome hibernation-promoting factor, HPF/YfiA family yields the protein MKRNLQITFRGMSPSDALSEHIRDNAEKLEQFFDGITGCHVVVEEPHRHHQQGKHFHVRLDLHVPGKNIVVDRDNAEKAAHEDAYQAVNDAFDAARRQLQHYAEGLRAHR
- a CDS encoding imm11 family protein, which gives rise to MTTMPVRYYDIFDDMQFPGRWHLRRPIDVQGQWLDTGQFKEGRVLDIKGLIRFPVNPAGEALEFSLASFAIPVVHHRVVALFERLGLQKEVQFIPVEVEGQTEPWFILNALQIIRCIDDARCEEVLYWLPEDNRPDKLGQYRNVAGLKVDPMKIGEAHIFRPWGWKVVLIVSEHVKRALEQAGITGIKFLEV
- a CDS encoding imm11 family protein encodes the protein MTAQMKYYDLYDDKYIPGRWHVRMPRNDEDGREELFDVWRFNEGRVLNIEKPIRLSVKPTGTPIEFSHALGIPIVHRRVVALFECLGLQKEVQFIPVEVEGQTEPWFILNALQVIRCIDDARSEEVLYWGPEDGQPDRVGEYQNVQGLKVDPTKIGEAHIFRPWGWKVVLIVSEHVKRAQEKEGITGIKFLEV
- a CDS encoding imm11 family protein — translated: MKYYELYDDVYIPGRWHLKMPVDGRGEWIDTWRFNEGRVLDIEESIRFPLKLAGVALEFTLCSMGVPVVHRRVVSLFERLGLQKEVQFIPVEVDGQTEPWFILNTLYVIRCIDDARCEEVFYWLPEDNRPDKLGGYRNVRGLKVNPAKIGNANIFRPWGWKVVLIVSERIKQALEEEGITGTKFIEV
- a CDS encoding DUF72 domain-containing protein, which produces MIRIGPAGWSYDDWAGVVYPKPKPRGFDPLAFLAGYFDALELNTSFYRPISRRNAALWVERTDFNPDFRFTAKLWRRFTHERNAVWTADEVRQTREGLDTLHDAGRLGAVLVQFPWSFRNDEENRDWLDEIVSTFSDWPLVLEVRHESWNVPDVFAELAERGVGFVNIDQPLFHDSIAPSARATSSVGYVRVHGRNYRNWFRKTANAMERYDYLYSAKELKPWAERTKEIAAHPRVSDVYVVTNNHVRGKGVANAMMLQAMLTGRKVHAPETLVSEYRDTLEPYVLPPEEEIPEPPGASPTG